One genomic segment of Natranaeroarchaeum aerophilus includes these proteins:
- the gcvPB gene encoding aminomethyl-transferring glycine dehydrogenase subunit GcvPB: protein MTFDQARWRRDDEPVYEPLLSEKDETTVTIDGDDTESADDSAVDVPLPDHLTRDELSLPELSEPELARHYTRLSQMTYAIDTGPYPLGSCTMKYNPKFTEDVAALGDAAIHPDRPERRKQGTLELQYRLQDYLARIGGMDAVSLQPPAGAAGEFTGILVAKAYHEARGDDRSEVIIPESAHGTNFASAALGGYDVVSLPGGEDGRVDLDALESALSEETAALMLTNPNTLGLFERDIEEIAAMVHDVGGLLYYDGANLNALLGRARPGDMGFDIMHYNVHKTFATPHGGGGPGAGPVGVVDELAEFLPAPRVRRSEMGYEEFRPEQSIGKVHGFSGNWLVLVKAYAYIARLGDEGLADASAKAVLNANYLGEQVEYEVPYGPFHHEFVASAGEQDAADVAKRMLDYGVHPPTTKWPEIVGEALMTEPTEIESKDTLDQLAQAFNAVIDEDDETLASAPERTAARLIDQTSAARNLRLSWQALDE from the coding sequence ATGACGTTCGATCAGGCCCGGTGGCGACGCGACGACGAACCGGTCTACGAACCGCTGCTGTCCGAGAAGGACGAGACGACGGTCACGATTGACGGGGATGACACCGAATCAGCTGATGACAGCGCTGTCGACGTCCCGCTGCCCGACCATCTGACGCGGGACGAACTCTCCCTCCCCGAACTCTCGGAACCCGAACTCGCGCGTCACTACACCCGGCTGTCCCAGATGACCTACGCCATCGATACAGGGCCGTATCCGCTGGGCAGCTGTACGATGAAGTACAACCCGAAGTTCACCGAGGATGTTGCCGCGCTTGGCGACGCAGCGATCCATCCCGACCGGCCCGAACGCCGCAAGCAGGGAACGCTGGAGCTTCAGTACCGCTTGCAGGACTACCTCGCACGCATCGGCGGGATGGACGCCGTCTCGCTCCAGCCGCCAGCCGGTGCAGCGGGCGAGTTTACCGGCATTCTGGTCGCGAAGGCCTATCACGAAGCGCGAGGCGACGACCGGAGTGAGGTGATCATTCCGGAGAGCGCCCACGGCACGAACTTCGCAAGCGCGGCACTGGGCGGCTACGACGTCGTCTCCCTTCCCGGCGGCGAGGACGGTCGGGTGGATCTGGACGCGCTGGAGAGCGCGCTCTCGGAGGAGACCGCAGCGCTCATGCTGACGAACCCGAACACGCTCGGCCTCTTTGAGCGCGATATCGAGGAGATCGCCGCGATGGTTCATGACGTCGGCGGACTGCTCTATTATGACGGTGCGAACCTGAACGCCCTGCTCGGTCGCGCCCGCCCCGGCGACATGGGCTTTGACATCATGCATTATAATGTCCACAAGACGTTCGCGACGCCTCACGGGGGCGGTGGCCCCGGCGCTGGGCCGGTCGGCGTCGTCGACGAACTCGCCGAGTTCCTGCCTGCTCCCCGAGTTCGGCGCTCCGAGATGGGCTACGAGGAGTTCAGGCCCGAACAGTCGATCGGCAAGGTTCATGGCTTTTCGGGCAACTGGCTCGTCCTCGTGAAGGCGTACGCCTATATCGCTCGCCTGGGTGACGAGGGGCTCGCGGACGCCAGTGCGAAGGCCGTGCTGAACGCGAACTATCTCGGCGAGCAGGTCGAGTACGAGGTCCCATACGGTCCGTTCCACCACGAGTTCGTGGCCAGTGCGGGCGAGCAGGACGCCGCCGATGTCGCAAAGCGGATGCTCGATTACGGCGTCCACCCGCCGACGACCAAGTGGCCCGAAATCGTCGGCGAGGCGCTGATGACCGAACCGACCGAAATCGAGAGCAAGGACACACTTGACCAGCTCGCACAGGCGTTCAACGCGGTGATCGATGAGGACGACGAGACGCTTGCGAGCGCACCAGAGCGCACCGCTGCGCGGCTGATCGACCAGACGTCCGCCGCCCGAAACCTGCGGCTCTCCTGGCAGGCACTCGACGAGTAA
- a CDS encoding CopG family ribbon-helix-helix protein: MTVVSVSMPEELLERIDEFADDHSYTGRSEVIREASRSLLGEFEDKQLEGKELMGVVTVVFDYETTSVEEQMMHLRHEHEDLVASNFHSHVGESYCMELFVLEGQLEDISTFVGKIRATQDTLSVDYSVLPLDEFAQGITEAL, encoded by the coding sequence ATGACCGTCGTAAGCGTCTCGATGCCCGAGGAACTGCTCGAACGGATCGACGAGTTTGCCGACGACCACAGCTACACCGGCCGCAGCGAGGTTATTCGGGAGGCCTCTCGAAGCTTGCTTGGCGAATTCGAGGACAAACAGCTCGAAGGCAAGGAGCTGATGGGTGTGGTGACCGTCGTCTTCGATTACGAGACGACCAGTGTCGAAGAGCAGATGATGCATCTTCGTCACGAACACGAGGATCTGGTCGCCTCGAACTTCCACAGCCACGTCGGCGAGAGCTACTGTATGGAGCTGTTCGTCCTCGAAGGCCAGTTAGAGGATATTTCGACCTTCGTCGGGAAGATCCGTGCGACCCAGGACACTCTCTCGGTCGATTATTCCGTCCTCCCTCTCGATGAGTTCGCTCAGGGGATCACCGAGGCGCTCTAG
- a CDS encoding cation diffusion facilitator family transporter produces MDDAEQSRFARASWVNVLGNAAKIVVEGAVGLVFGSVALLADAAHSIADLVASIVVLIWGQARFKDPDATHPHGHSRIEPLTALFVGVAIALLGLNLLYESIQGLLVDEFAQFSYLLLGALAFAIADMYAVYWYTKRVNADLGSTALSALATDCLNDIYTSLAVVAGVLGVLLGYPLLDPLAGALVSVLVVYQGVSIGRENVRYLVGAAPSDDQRAAVRETIQSHPAVRGVHDLVVFYDGTVLEVEAHAEVDGGLPLREAHDVESELVDMLRAEEDVGDAHVHLDPSGVGEWKDAQENN; encoded by the coding sequence ATGGACGACGCCGAGCAGTCACGCTTTGCCCGCGCCTCGTGGGTCAACGTGCTCGGAAACGCGGCGAAAATCGTCGTCGAGGGTGCGGTCGGCCTCGTCTTCGGCTCTGTGGCCCTGCTGGCCGACGCTGCCCACTCGATCGCCGATCTGGTCGCTTCGATCGTCGTGCTGATCTGGGGACAGGCCCGGTTCAAGGATCCCGACGCAACGCATCCCCACGGACACTCCCGGATCGAACCGCTGACCGCCCTGTTCGTCGGTGTTGCGATTGCCCTGCTCGGACTCAATCTGTTGTACGAATCTATTCAGGGGCTGCTCGTCGACGAGTTCGCCCAGTTCAGCTACCTGTTACTCGGCGCGCTTGCTTTCGCGATCGCCGATATGTACGCCGTCTACTGGTACACGAAGCGGGTTAACGCTGACCTCGGATCGACCGCGCTCTCGGCACTCGCCACCGACTGCCTGAACGATATCTACACCTCGCTTGCGGTTGTCGCGGGCGTCCTCGGCGTATTGCTCGGCTATCCCCTGCTCGATCCGCTTGCTGGCGCACTGGTAAGCGTGCTGGTCGTGTATCAGGGCGTCTCGATTGGCCGGGAGAACGTTAGATATCTCGTCGGAGCGGCACCGTCGGATGACCAGCGTGCGGCAGTCCGGGAGACGATACAGTCACATCCGGCTGTGCGAGGCGTTCACGATCTGGTCGTCTTCTACGATGGGACGGTCCTGGAAGTCGAAGCCCACGCCGAGGTGGATGGGGGCCTCCCGCTCCGGGAAGCCCACGATGTGGAATCAGAACTCGTCGACATGTTGCGGGCCGAAGAGGACGTCGGCGACGCTCACGTTCATCTCGATCCGTCGGGCGTGGGCGAGTGGAAAGATGCCCAGGAGAACAACTAG